A portion of the Bombus terrestris chromosome 3, iyBomTerr1.2, whole genome shotgun sequence genome contains these proteins:
- the LOC100645045 gene encoding ecotropic viral integration site 5 ortholog isoform X3 encodes MVLRGLLAPAAARWTRNKTTKRGQEKQAAGQLGLSRYGPQVMSVLCLCTTIHQPGQNNNQASKILPSTPPISSEEERINSSQEIPTDELALLAKLEEANRLIESDAKSLNSLQSNHSRKGSDTSQVSVASGGSGGNSDAAPRRHNSADGEENTWTLWGHIVADWDYHWKKRKEFVKELVRQGIPHHFRGIVWQLLSGAHDSPVKKQFAEYIKATSACERIIRRDIARTYPEHDFFKEKDGLGQESLFNVMKAYSLHDREVGYCQGSGFIVGLLLMQQMPEEEAFAVLVALMQEYRLRDMFKPSMAELGVCMYQLEHLVADTHPELHAHFTAQGFHTSMYASSWFLTLFTTALSLPLACRIFDVFLSEGMEIIFKVALAMLHLGKEDLLSLDMEGMLKFFQKQLPGRGEKDPDGLMNLAYGMKINPKRMKKLEKDYTVLKMKEQEEMVELRRLRAENRLLRQRTELLEAESAELADRLVRGQVSRAEEEETAFVVQRELAALRHTHLETSHQLEQAHEELRSLSLLLEENVTSKQSSLDEILSKQEALSQKEEMIQCLQEELVRVRLHEAENDATIRELRARIQELEQDKKTLRESTPDNSVAHLQEELIAVKLREAEANLSLKDLRQRVVELSSAWQRHLQEHRSAQNQPASDSTPKKLLFWENRGHEVQKFEEDLMTTRIREMEALTEVKELRLKVMELETQVQVATNQLRRQDEGGKLIKEELEAALAREKELTAKLREQQHKYSDLESKMKDEAMMARIRDAEHAQQVAELTQKISLLELKNEEMHAEGELRNNLDDSERVRELQDKVAELKAEFPTPITSPETEPWRWLES; translated from the exons ATGGTTCTTCGTGGTTTGCTGGCACCAGCGGCGGCGCGATGGACACGAAATAAAACAACGAAAAG GGGTCAAGAGAAGCAGGCAGCCGGACAATTAGGATTATCACGTTATGGACCGCAGGTGATGAGTGTGTTGTGTTTATGCACCACGATACACCAGCCGGGTCAGAACAACAATCAGGCCAGCAAGATACTTCCGAGCACACCACCGATCTCATCTGAGGAAGAGAGGATAAACTCGTCGCAGGAAATACCCACCGACGAACTGGCTCTATTAGCTAAGCTGGAGGAAGCCAATAG GCTTATCGAATCGGATGCAAAGTCGTTGAACTCGCTCCAAAGCAATCACAGTAGAAAAGGTTCCGACACATCTCAGGTGTCCGTGGCGTCGGGGGGCAGCGGAGGAAACAGCGATGCCGCACCCCGACGCCACAATTCAGCTGATGGTGAAGAGAATACGTGGACCCTATGGGGTCACATCGTCGCTGATTGGGATTATCAttggaagaagaggaaagagtTCGTCAAAGAATTAGTACGTCAAGGAATACCTCATCATTTTAG AGGTATTGTTTGGCAACTATTAAGTGGTGCTCATGACTCTCCTGTGAAAAAGCAATTTGCTGAGTATATCAAGGCTACGTCAGCATGCGAAAGGATAATCAGGAGGGATATAGCCAGAACGTATCCTGAGCATGATTTCTTTAAGGAGAAAGACGGACTTGGTCAGGAGAGtctatttaacgttatgaaaGCGTATAGTCTTCATGATCGTGAAGTGGGATACTGTCAAGGTTCGGGATTTATTGTAGGATTACTCCTTATGCAG CAAATGCCAGAAGAAGAAGCTTTCGCTGTACTGGTAGCGCTTATGCAAGAGTATCGTTTGCGAGACATGTTCAAGCCGAGTATGGCTGAATTAGGGGTGTGCATGTATCAGCTAGAACATTTAGTTGCTGACACCCATCCCGAGTTACACGCTCATTTTACGGCTCAAGGTTTTCACACGTCAATGTACGCGTCGTCTTGGTTTCTTACGCTTTTTACCACAGCGCTCAGCCTACCGCTGGCCTGCCGCATTTTTGACGTGTTTCTGTCCGAAGGcatggaaattattttcaaagttgCACTGGCCATGTTGCATTTAGGCAAGGAAGATTTGTTAAGCTTGGACATGGAAGGCATGTTGAAG TTCTTTCAGAAACAGCTACCTGGAAGAGGCGAAAAAGATCCTGATGGTCTCATGAATCTTGCCTATGGTATGAAAATAAATCCGAAAAGAATGAAGAAACTCGAGAAAGATTATACTGTGCTGAAAATGAAAGAGCAAGAGGAGATGGTTGAACTTCGTAGGCTTAGAGCCGAAAATAGGTTACTTAGGCAAAGAACTGAACTTCTGGAAGCTGAATCCGCGGAGTTGGCAGATAGGTTAGTCAGAGGTCAAGTTTCTCGAGCAGAAGAGGAGGAAACTGCTTTCGTTGTACAAAGAGAATTAGCAGCTCTTCGACACACGCATCTTGAAACCAGTCATCAGCTTGAGCAAGCTCACGAAGAACTAAGATCATTATCGCTTCTGCTAGAAGAAAATGTGACATCGAAACAATCCTCTTTGGATGAAATTTTGTCAAAGCAGGAAGCATTGTCACAAAAAGAGGAAATGATACAGTGTTTGCAAGAGGAATTGGTAAGAGTTCGACTACACGAAGCAGAGAACGACGCAACGATAAGGGAACTTAGAGCAAGAATACAAGAATTGGAACAGGATAAAAAGACGTTGCGTGAATCAACGCCGGATAATTCTGTTGCTCATTTACAAGAAGAACTGATTGCTGTGAAACTAAGAGAGGCAGAAGCTAATCTTTCTTTAAAG GATCTTCGGCAAAGAGTAGTGGAATTGAGCAGTGCCTGGCAAAGGCATCTGCAAGAACATCGTTCCGCTCAGAATCAACCTGCAAGCGATTCCACGCCGAAGAAACTTTTGTTTTGGGAGAACCGAGGACATGAAGTGCAAAAGTTCGAAGAGGATTTAATGACAACCAGAATTCGAGAGATGGAAGCTTTGACAGAAGTGAAGGAGCTTAGACTTAAGGTTATGGAGCTTGAAACTCAAGTGCAAGTTGCCACGAATCAACTTCGTCGACAAGACGAAGGAGGGAAATTAATTAAAGAGGAATTAGAGGCTGCCTTAGCTAGGGAGAAGGAACTTACTGCCAAACTACGGGAGCAACAACATAAATATTCCGATCTGGAGTCTAAGATGAAGGATGAAGCTATGATGGCTAGGATACGTGATGCAGAGCATGCGCAGCAAGTGGCTGAACTCACCCAGAAAATATCTCTTCTTGAATTAAAA AATGAAGAGATGCACGCGGAAGGTGAGCTTAGAAATAATTTAGATGACAGTGAGAGAGTCAGAGAATTGCAAGATAAAGTTGCAGAATTAAAAGCTGAG TTCCCTACGCCAATCACCAGCCCGGAGACTGAGCCTTGGCGCTGGCTCGA gtCATGA
- the LOC100645045 gene encoding ecotropic viral integration site 5 ortholog isoform X4, whose protein sequence is MVLRGLLAPAAARWTRNKTTKRGQEKQAAGQLGLSRYGPQVMSVLCLCTTIHQPGQNNNQASKILPSTPPISSEEERINSSQEIPTDELALLAKLEEANRLIESDAKSLNSLQSNHSRKGSDTSQVSVASGGSGGNSDAAPRRHNSADGEENTWTLWGHIVADWDYHWKKRKEFVKELVRQGIPHHFRGIVWQLLSGAHDSPVKKQFAEYIKATSACERIIRRDIARTYPEHDFFKEKDGLGQESLFNVMKAYSLHDREVGYCQGSGFIVGLLLMQQMPEEEAFAVLVALMQEYRLRDMFKPSMAELGVCMYQLEHLVADTHPELHAHFTAQGFHTSMYASSWFLTLFTTALSLPLACRIFDVFLSEGMEIIFKVALAMLHLGKEDLLSLDMEGMLKFFQKQLPGRGEKDPDGLMNLAYGMKINPKRMKKLEKDYTVLKMKEQEEMVELRRLRAENRLLRQRTELLEAESAELADRLVRGQVSRAEEEETAFVVQRELAALRHTHLETSHQLEQAHEELRSLSLLLEENVTSKQSSLDEILSKQEALSQKEEMIQCLQEELVRVRLHEAENDATIRELRARIQELEQDKKTLRESTPDNSVAHLQEELIAVKLREAEANLSLKDLRQRVVELSSAWQRHLQEHRSAQNQPASDSTPKKLLFWENRGHEVQKFEEDLMTTRIREMEALTEVKELRLKVMELETQVQVATNQLRRQDEGGKLIKEELEAALAREKELTAKLREQQHKYSDLESKMKDEAMMARIRDAEHAQQVAELTQKISLLELKNEEMHAEGELRNNLDDSERVRELQDKVAELKAEFPTPITSPETEPWRWLE, encoded by the exons ATGGTTCTTCGTGGTTTGCTGGCACCAGCGGCGGCGCGATGGACACGAAATAAAACAACGAAAAG GGGTCAAGAGAAGCAGGCAGCCGGACAATTAGGATTATCACGTTATGGACCGCAGGTGATGAGTGTGTTGTGTTTATGCACCACGATACACCAGCCGGGTCAGAACAACAATCAGGCCAGCAAGATACTTCCGAGCACACCACCGATCTCATCTGAGGAAGAGAGGATAAACTCGTCGCAGGAAATACCCACCGACGAACTGGCTCTATTAGCTAAGCTGGAGGAAGCCAATAG GCTTATCGAATCGGATGCAAAGTCGTTGAACTCGCTCCAAAGCAATCACAGTAGAAAAGGTTCCGACACATCTCAGGTGTCCGTGGCGTCGGGGGGCAGCGGAGGAAACAGCGATGCCGCACCCCGACGCCACAATTCAGCTGATGGTGAAGAGAATACGTGGACCCTATGGGGTCACATCGTCGCTGATTGGGATTATCAttggaagaagaggaaagagtTCGTCAAAGAATTAGTACGTCAAGGAATACCTCATCATTTTAG AGGTATTGTTTGGCAACTATTAAGTGGTGCTCATGACTCTCCTGTGAAAAAGCAATTTGCTGAGTATATCAAGGCTACGTCAGCATGCGAAAGGATAATCAGGAGGGATATAGCCAGAACGTATCCTGAGCATGATTTCTTTAAGGAGAAAGACGGACTTGGTCAGGAGAGtctatttaacgttatgaaaGCGTATAGTCTTCATGATCGTGAAGTGGGATACTGTCAAGGTTCGGGATTTATTGTAGGATTACTCCTTATGCAG CAAATGCCAGAAGAAGAAGCTTTCGCTGTACTGGTAGCGCTTATGCAAGAGTATCGTTTGCGAGACATGTTCAAGCCGAGTATGGCTGAATTAGGGGTGTGCATGTATCAGCTAGAACATTTAGTTGCTGACACCCATCCCGAGTTACACGCTCATTTTACGGCTCAAGGTTTTCACACGTCAATGTACGCGTCGTCTTGGTTTCTTACGCTTTTTACCACAGCGCTCAGCCTACCGCTGGCCTGCCGCATTTTTGACGTGTTTCTGTCCGAAGGcatggaaattattttcaaagttgCACTGGCCATGTTGCATTTAGGCAAGGAAGATTTGTTAAGCTTGGACATGGAAGGCATGTTGAAG TTCTTTCAGAAACAGCTACCTGGAAGAGGCGAAAAAGATCCTGATGGTCTCATGAATCTTGCCTATGGTATGAAAATAAATCCGAAAAGAATGAAGAAACTCGAGAAAGATTATACTGTGCTGAAAATGAAAGAGCAAGAGGAGATGGTTGAACTTCGTAGGCTTAGAGCCGAAAATAGGTTACTTAGGCAAAGAACTGAACTTCTGGAAGCTGAATCCGCGGAGTTGGCAGATAGGTTAGTCAGAGGTCAAGTTTCTCGAGCAGAAGAGGAGGAAACTGCTTTCGTTGTACAAAGAGAATTAGCAGCTCTTCGACACACGCATCTTGAAACCAGTCATCAGCTTGAGCAAGCTCACGAAGAACTAAGATCATTATCGCTTCTGCTAGAAGAAAATGTGACATCGAAACAATCCTCTTTGGATGAAATTTTGTCAAAGCAGGAAGCATTGTCACAAAAAGAGGAAATGATACAGTGTTTGCAAGAGGAATTGGTAAGAGTTCGACTACACGAAGCAGAGAACGACGCAACGATAAGGGAACTTAGAGCAAGAATACAAGAATTGGAACAGGATAAAAAGACGTTGCGTGAATCAACGCCGGATAATTCTGTTGCTCATTTACAAGAAGAACTGATTGCTGTGAAACTAAGAGAGGCAGAAGCTAATCTTTCTTTAAAG GATCTTCGGCAAAGAGTAGTGGAATTGAGCAGTGCCTGGCAAAGGCATCTGCAAGAACATCGTTCCGCTCAGAATCAACCTGCAAGCGATTCCACGCCGAAGAAACTTTTGTTTTGGGAGAACCGAGGACATGAAGTGCAAAAGTTCGAAGAGGATTTAATGACAACCAGAATTCGAGAGATGGAAGCTTTGACAGAAGTGAAGGAGCTTAGACTTAAGGTTATGGAGCTTGAAACTCAAGTGCAAGTTGCCACGAATCAACTTCGTCGACAAGACGAAGGAGGGAAATTAATTAAAGAGGAATTAGAGGCTGCCTTAGCTAGGGAGAAGGAACTTACTGCCAAACTACGGGAGCAACAACATAAATATTCCGATCTGGAGTCTAAGATGAAGGATGAAGCTATGATGGCTAGGATACGTGATGCAGAGCATGCGCAGCAAGTGGCTGAACTCACCCAGAAAATATCTCTTCTTGAATTAAAA AATGAAGAGATGCACGCGGAAGGTGAGCTTAGAAATAATTTAGATGACAGTGAGAGAGTCAGAGAATTGCAAGATAAAGTTGCAGAATTAAAAGCTGAG TTCCCTACGCCAATCACCAGCCCGGAGACTGAGCCTTGGCGCTGGCTCGAGTAA
- the LOC100645045 gene encoding ecotropic viral integration site 5 ortholog isoform X2: MSVLCLCTTIHQPGQNNNQASKILPSTPPISSEEERINSSQEIPTDELALLAKLEEANRLIESDAKSLNSLQSNHSRKGSDTSQVSVASGGSGGNSDAAPRRHNSADGEENTWTLWGHIVADWDYHWKKRKEFVKELVRQGIPHHFRGIVWQLLSGAHDSPVKKQFAEYIKATSACERIIRRDIARTYPEHDFFKEKDGLGQESLFNVMKAYSLHDREVGYCQGSGFIVGLLLMQQMPEEEAFAVLVALMQEYRLRDMFKPSMAELGVCMYQLEHLVADTHPELHAHFTAQGFHTSMYASSWFLTLFTTALSLPLACRIFDVFLSEGMEIIFKVALAMLHLGKEDLLSLDMEGMLKFFQKQLPGRGEKDPDGLMNLAYGMKINPKRMKKLEKDYTVLKMKEQEEMVELRRLRAENRLLRQRTELLEAESAELADRLVRGQVSRAEEEETAFVVQRELAALRHTHLETSHQLEQAHEELRSLSLLLEENVTSKQSSLDEILSKQEALSQKEEMIQCLQEELVRVRLHEAENDATIRELRARIQELEQDKKTLRESTPDNSVAHLQEELIAVKLREAEANLSLKDLRQRVVELSSAWQRHLQEHRSAQNQPASDSTPKKLLFWENRGHEVQKFEEDLMTTRIREMEALTEVKELRLKVMELETQVQVATNQLRRQDEGGKLIKEELEAALAREKELTAKLREQQHKYSDLESKMKDEAMMARIRDAEHAQQVAELTQKISLLELKNEEMHAEGELRNNLDDSERVRELQDKVAELKAEVMRLESWKQRWTGNGGQNVRSFSVDTESELDERDLRICLQDHINATTQNSPEIIESESETERDNREYSCKT; encoded by the exons ATGAGTGTGTTGTGTTTATGCACCACGATACACCAGCCGGGTCAGAACAACAATCAGGCCAGCAAGATACTTCCGAGCACACCACCGATCTCATCTGAGGAAGAGAGGATAAACTCGTCGCAGGAAATACCCACCGACGAACTGGCTCTATTAGCTAAGCTGGAGGAAGCCAATAG GCTTATCGAATCGGATGCAAAGTCGTTGAACTCGCTCCAAAGCAATCACAGTAGAAAAGGTTCCGACACATCTCAGGTGTCCGTGGCGTCGGGGGGCAGCGGAGGAAACAGCGATGCCGCACCCCGACGCCACAATTCAGCTGATGGTGAAGAGAATACGTGGACCCTATGGGGTCACATCGTCGCTGATTGGGATTATCAttggaagaagaggaaagagtTCGTCAAAGAATTAGTACGTCAAGGAATACCTCATCATTTTAG AGGTATTGTTTGGCAACTATTAAGTGGTGCTCATGACTCTCCTGTGAAAAAGCAATTTGCTGAGTATATCAAGGCTACGTCAGCATGCGAAAGGATAATCAGGAGGGATATAGCCAGAACGTATCCTGAGCATGATTTCTTTAAGGAGAAAGACGGACTTGGTCAGGAGAGtctatttaacgttatgaaaGCGTATAGTCTTCATGATCGTGAAGTGGGATACTGTCAAGGTTCGGGATTTATTGTAGGATTACTCCTTATGCAG CAAATGCCAGAAGAAGAAGCTTTCGCTGTACTGGTAGCGCTTATGCAAGAGTATCGTTTGCGAGACATGTTCAAGCCGAGTATGGCTGAATTAGGGGTGTGCATGTATCAGCTAGAACATTTAGTTGCTGACACCCATCCCGAGTTACACGCTCATTTTACGGCTCAAGGTTTTCACACGTCAATGTACGCGTCGTCTTGGTTTCTTACGCTTTTTACCACAGCGCTCAGCCTACCGCTGGCCTGCCGCATTTTTGACGTGTTTCTGTCCGAAGGcatggaaattattttcaaagttgCACTGGCCATGTTGCATTTAGGCAAGGAAGATTTGTTAAGCTTGGACATGGAAGGCATGTTGAAG TTCTTTCAGAAACAGCTACCTGGAAGAGGCGAAAAAGATCCTGATGGTCTCATGAATCTTGCCTATGGTATGAAAATAAATCCGAAAAGAATGAAGAAACTCGAGAAAGATTATACTGTGCTGAAAATGAAAGAGCAAGAGGAGATGGTTGAACTTCGTAGGCTTAGAGCCGAAAATAGGTTACTTAGGCAAAGAACTGAACTTCTGGAAGCTGAATCCGCGGAGTTGGCAGATAGGTTAGTCAGAGGTCAAGTTTCTCGAGCAGAAGAGGAGGAAACTGCTTTCGTTGTACAAAGAGAATTAGCAGCTCTTCGACACACGCATCTTGAAACCAGTCATCAGCTTGAGCAAGCTCACGAAGAACTAAGATCATTATCGCTTCTGCTAGAAGAAAATGTGACATCGAAACAATCCTCTTTGGATGAAATTTTGTCAAAGCAGGAAGCATTGTCACAAAAAGAGGAAATGATACAGTGTTTGCAAGAGGAATTGGTAAGAGTTCGACTACACGAAGCAGAGAACGACGCAACGATAAGGGAACTTAGAGCAAGAATACAAGAATTGGAACAGGATAAAAAGACGTTGCGTGAATCAACGCCGGATAATTCTGTTGCTCATTTACAAGAAGAACTGATTGCTGTGAAACTAAGAGAGGCAGAAGCTAATCTTTCTTTAAAG GATCTTCGGCAAAGAGTAGTGGAATTGAGCAGTGCCTGGCAAAGGCATCTGCAAGAACATCGTTCCGCTCAGAATCAACCTGCAAGCGATTCCACGCCGAAGAAACTTTTGTTTTGGGAGAACCGAGGACATGAAGTGCAAAAGTTCGAAGAGGATTTAATGACAACCAGAATTCGAGAGATGGAAGCTTTGACAGAAGTGAAGGAGCTTAGACTTAAGGTTATGGAGCTTGAAACTCAAGTGCAAGTTGCCACGAATCAACTTCGTCGACAAGACGAAGGAGGGAAATTAATTAAAGAGGAATTAGAGGCTGCCTTAGCTAGGGAGAAGGAACTTACTGCCAAACTACGGGAGCAACAACATAAATATTCCGATCTGGAGTCTAAGATGAAGGATGAAGCTATGATGGCTAGGATACGTGATGCAGAGCATGCGCAGCAAGTGGCTGAACTCACCCAGAAAATATCTCTTCTTGAATTAAAA AATGAAGAGATGCACGCGGAAGGTGAGCTTAGAAATAATTTAGATGACAGTGAGAGAGTCAGAGAATTGCAAGATAAAGTTGCAGAATTAAAAGCTGAG gtCATGAGGCTAGAAAGCTGGAAGCAACGTTGGACAGGCAATGGTGGGCAAAATGTAAGAAGTTTCAGTGTTGACACTGAAAGCGAGCTGGACGAGCGGGATCTCAGAATTTGTTTACAGGATCATATCAATGCAACTACACAGAACTCACCAGAG ATTATTGAAAGTGAAAGTGAAACCGAACGAGATAATCGGGAGTACAGTTGTAAAACTTAA
- the LOC100645045 gene encoding ecotropic viral integration site 5 ortholog isoform X1, giving the protein MVLRGLLAPAAARWTRNKTTKRGQEKQAAGQLGLSRYGPQVMSVLCLCTTIHQPGQNNNQASKILPSTPPISSEEERINSSQEIPTDELALLAKLEEANRLIESDAKSLNSLQSNHSRKGSDTSQVSVASGGSGGNSDAAPRRHNSADGEENTWTLWGHIVADWDYHWKKRKEFVKELVRQGIPHHFRGIVWQLLSGAHDSPVKKQFAEYIKATSACERIIRRDIARTYPEHDFFKEKDGLGQESLFNVMKAYSLHDREVGYCQGSGFIVGLLLMQQMPEEEAFAVLVALMQEYRLRDMFKPSMAELGVCMYQLEHLVADTHPELHAHFTAQGFHTSMYASSWFLTLFTTALSLPLACRIFDVFLSEGMEIIFKVALAMLHLGKEDLLSLDMEGMLKFFQKQLPGRGEKDPDGLMNLAYGMKINPKRMKKLEKDYTVLKMKEQEEMVELRRLRAENRLLRQRTELLEAESAELADRLVRGQVSRAEEEETAFVVQRELAALRHTHLETSHQLEQAHEELRSLSLLLEENVTSKQSSLDEILSKQEALSQKEEMIQCLQEELVRVRLHEAENDATIRELRARIQELEQDKKTLRESTPDNSVAHLQEELIAVKLREAEANLSLKDLRQRVVELSSAWQRHLQEHRSAQNQPASDSTPKKLLFWENRGHEVQKFEEDLMTTRIREMEALTEVKELRLKVMELETQVQVATNQLRRQDEGGKLIKEELEAALAREKELTAKLREQQHKYSDLESKMKDEAMMARIRDAEHAQQVAELTQKISLLELKNEEMHAEGELRNNLDDSERVRELQDKVAELKAEVMRLESWKQRWTGNGGQNVRSFSVDTESELDERDLRICLQDHINATTQNSPEIIESESETERDNREYSCKT; this is encoded by the exons ATGGTTCTTCGTGGTTTGCTGGCACCAGCGGCGGCGCGATGGACACGAAATAAAACAACGAAAAG GGGTCAAGAGAAGCAGGCAGCCGGACAATTAGGATTATCACGTTATGGACCGCAGGTGATGAGTGTGTTGTGTTTATGCACCACGATACACCAGCCGGGTCAGAACAACAATCAGGCCAGCAAGATACTTCCGAGCACACCACCGATCTCATCTGAGGAAGAGAGGATAAACTCGTCGCAGGAAATACCCACCGACGAACTGGCTCTATTAGCTAAGCTGGAGGAAGCCAATAG GCTTATCGAATCGGATGCAAAGTCGTTGAACTCGCTCCAAAGCAATCACAGTAGAAAAGGTTCCGACACATCTCAGGTGTCCGTGGCGTCGGGGGGCAGCGGAGGAAACAGCGATGCCGCACCCCGACGCCACAATTCAGCTGATGGTGAAGAGAATACGTGGACCCTATGGGGTCACATCGTCGCTGATTGGGATTATCAttggaagaagaggaaagagtTCGTCAAAGAATTAGTACGTCAAGGAATACCTCATCATTTTAG AGGTATTGTTTGGCAACTATTAAGTGGTGCTCATGACTCTCCTGTGAAAAAGCAATTTGCTGAGTATATCAAGGCTACGTCAGCATGCGAAAGGATAATCAGGAGGGATATAGCCAGAACGTATCCTGAGCATGATTTCTTTAAGGAGAAAGACGGACTTGGTCAGGAGAGtctatttaacgttatgaaaGCGTATAGTCTTCATGATCGTGAAGTGGGATACTGTCAAGGTTCGGGATTTATTGTAGGATTACTCCTTATGCAG CAAATGCCAGAAGAAGAAGCTTTCGCTGTACTGGTAGCGCTTATGCAAGAGTATCGTTTGCGAGACATGTTCAAGCCGAGTATGGCTGAATTAGGGGTGTGCATGTATCAGCTAGAACATTTAGTTGCTGACACCCATCCCGAGTTACACGCTCATTTTACGGCTCAAGGTTTTCACACGTCAATGTACGCGTCGTCTTGGTTTCTTACGCTTTTTACCACAGCGCTCAGCCTACCGCTGGCCTGCCGCATTTTTGACGTGTTTCTGTCCGAAGGcatggaaattattttcaaagttgCACTGGCCATGTTGCATTTAGGCAAGGAAGATTTGTTAAGCTTGGACATGGAAGGCATGTTGAAG TTCTTTCAGAAACAGCTACCTGGAAGAGGCGAAAAAGATCCTGATGGTCTCATGAATCTTGCCTATGGTATGAAAATAAATCCGAAAAGAATGAAGAAACTCGAGAAAGATTATACTGTGCTGAAAATGAAAGAGCAAGAGGAGATGGTTGAACTTCGTAGGCTTAGAGCCGAAAATAGGTTACTTAGGCAAAGAACTGAACTTCTGGAAGCTGAATCCGCGGAGTTGGCAGATAGGTTAGTCAGAGGTCAAGTTTCTCGAGCAGAAGAGGAGGAAACTGCTTTCGTTGTACAAAGAGAATTAGCAGCTCTTCGACACACGCATCTTGAAACCAGTCATCAGCTTGAGCAAGCTCACGAAGAACTAAGATCATTATCGCTTCTGCTAGAAGAAAATGTGACATCGAAACAATCCTCTTTGGATGAAATTTTGTCAAAGCAGGAAGCATTGTCACAAAAAGAGGAAATGATACAGTGTTTGCAAGAGGAATTGGTAAGAGTTCGACTACACGAAGCAGAGAACGACGCAACGATAAGGGAACTTAGAGCAAGAATACAAGAATTGGAACAGGATAAAAAGACGTTGCGTGAATCAACGCCGGATAATTCTGTTGCTCATTTACAAGAAGAACTGATTGCTGTGAAACTAAGAGAGGCAGAAGCTAATCTTTCTTTAAAG GATCTTCGGCAAAGAGTAGTGGAATTGAGCAGTGCCTGGCAAAGGCATCTGCAAGAACATCGTTCCGCTCAGAATCAACCTGCAAGCGATTCCACGCCGAAGAAACTTTTGTTTTGGGAGAACCGAGGACATGAAGTGCAAAAGTTCGAAGAGGATTTAATGACAACCAGAATTCGAGAGATGGAAGCTTTGACAGAAGTGAAGGAGCTTAGACTTAAGGTTATGGAGCTTGAAACTCAAGTGCAAGTTGCCACGAATCAACTTCGTCGACAAGACGAAGGAGGGAAATTAATTAAAGAGGAATTAGAGGCTGCCTTAGCTAGGGAGAAGGAACTTACTGCCAAACTACGGGAGCAACAACATAAATATTCCGATCTGGAGTCTAAGATGAAGGATGAAGCTATGATGGCTAGGATACGTGATGCAGAGCATGCGCAGCAAGTGGCTGAACTCACCCAGAAAATATCTCTTCTTGAATTAAAA AATGAAGAGATGCACGCGGAAGGTGAGCTTAGAAATAATTTAGATGACAGTGAGAGAGTCAGAGAATTGCAAGATAAAGTTGCAGAATTAAAAGCTGAG gtCATGAGGCTAGAAAGCTGGAAGCAACGTTGGACAGGCAATGGTGGGCAAAATGTAAGAAGTTTCAGTGTTGACACTGAAAGCGAGCTGGACGAGCGGGATCTCAGAATTTGTTTACAGGATCATATCAATGCAACTACACAGAACTCACCAGAG ATTATTGAAAGTGAAAGTGAAACCGAACGAGATAATCGGGAGTACAGTTGTAAAACTTAA